One genomic region from Kamptonema formosum PCC 6407 encodes:
- a CDS encoding Uma2 family endonuclease yields MTVASKKMSLEEYLNFDDDTDTRYELENGELIVMPPESELNRRIAMFLLIYFAQQGIPPYRLTMKTEIVVNGSRATTRLPDLMVLSEELATALEGTKRSTITIDMPPPLLVVEVVSPRQENRDYRYKRSEYASRGILEYWIVDPMQQGVTVLEWVEGLYEEKVYIGDMSLDSPLFGMLELTAERLLQGR; encoded by the coding sequence ATGACTGTTGCATCCAAAAAAATGAGTCTTGAAGAATACCTCAATTTTGATGATGATACAGATACCCGATATGAACTGGAAAATGGAGAACTAATTGTTATGCCTCCAGAAAGCGAACTCAATCGCCGAATTGCCATGTTTTTATTAATTTACTTTGCACAACAAGGTATTCCACCATACCGATTGACAATGAAAACTGAAATCGTGGTCAATGGTTCACGCGCAACGACTCGCTTACCAGATTTAATGGTGCTTTCTGAAGAACTAGCTACGGCATTGGAGGGAACCAAAAGATCCACTATTACGATCGATATGCCACCGCCGTTGCTAGTAGTAGAAGTGGTAAGTCCTCGCCAGGAAAATCGTGACTATCGCTATAAACGTTCTGAGTATGCTTCGCGAGGAATTTTAGAATATTGGATTGTTGACCCGATGCAACAGGGGGTGACAGTATTAGAGTGGGTTGAGGGTTTATATGAAGAAAAGGTTTATATAGGTGATATGTCGCTTGATTCTCCTCTATTTGGGATGTTAGAACTGACGGCGGAAAGATTATTGCAAGGGCGTTAA
- a CDS encoding phosphomannomutase/phosphoglucomutase, which translates to MQNFNWTKLQNGSDIRGIALEGIPEEKVNLTPEIATILGKAFVYWLTQKINKPAAELTISLGRDSRLSGPVLMQAVMEGIASVGSQVYDFEMASTPAMFMSTITPGFSCDGAIMLTASHLPFNRNGLKFFTAQGGLQKKDITDILALAVNNNFPSSPTPGKITKHDFISVYANQFVTKIRKAVNHPANFEQPLTGLKIVVDAGNGAGGFYVDKVLKPLGADTTGSQFLDPDGTFPNHVPNPEDKAAMQSICQAVIKHQADFGIIFDTDVDRSAAVDRTGKELNRNRLIALISAIILKEHPGSTIVTDSITSDGLTQFIEQDLKGIHHRFKRGYKNVIDESIRLNQSGQESWLAIETSGHGALQENYFLDDGAYLVSKLLIELAKSKLANQSLPDLIANLKEPEESVEFRIKIGVDDFKSHGNSVIEKLQEFAAMQKDWTIVPNNYEGVRISCNSTNEDGWFLLRLSLHDPVMPLNIESNVKGGVARIATRLLTFLQTQDSLDLSALLR; encoded by the coding sequence ATGCAAAACTTCAACTGGACAAAACTCCAAAATGGCTCCGATATTCGCGGAATCGCCCTCGAAGGCATTCCCGAAGAAAAAGTCAACCTTACCCCCGAAATTGCGACAATTTTAGGTAAAGCATTTGTCTATTGGCTAACCCAAAAAATTAACAAACCAGCAGCAGAATTAACCATCTCCCTCGGCCGCGACAGTCGCCTATCTGGGCCAGTTTTAATGCAGGCAGTCATGGAAGGTATCGCCTCAGTTGGTAGCCAAGTTTATGATTTTGAAATGGCTTCAACTCCAGCAATGTTTATGAGCACCATTACCCCTGGTTTTAGTTGCGACGGTGCGATTATGCTAACCGCCAGTCATTTACCTTTTAATCGTAACGGCTTAAAGTTTTTTACTGCCCAAGGAGGGTTACAAAAAAAAGATATTACTGATATCTTAGCATTAGCTGTCAACAATAATTTTCCGTCATCCCCCACCCCAGGCAAAATTACCAAGCATGATTTTATCTCAGTTTATGCCAACCAATTTGTCACCAAAATCAGGAAAGCAGTCAATCATCCCGCTAATTTTGAGCAACCACTAACCGGATTAAAAATTGTCGTCGATGCTGGCAATGGTGCCGGAGGATTCTATGTCGATAAAGTGTTAAAACCTTTAGGCGCAGACACCACAGGCAGTCAATTTTTAGATCCTGATGGTACTTTCCCCAATCACGTACCAAATCCTGAAGATAAAGCAGCAATGCAGTCAATTTGTCAAGCAGTAATTAAACATCAAGCAGATTTTGGGATTATTTTTGATACCGATGTCGATCGCAGCGCTGCCGTCGATAGAACCGGGAAAGAACTTAATCGCAATCGCTTAATTGCCTTGATTTCTGCGATTATATTAAAAGAGCATCCTGGCTCTACGATTGTCACCGATTCTATCACATCTGATGGTTTAACGCAATTCATTGAACAGGATTTAAAAGGGATTCACCATCGCTTTAAACGCGGCTACAAAAATGTGATTGATGAATCGATTCGCCTCAATCAAAGCGGACAGGAATCATGGTTAGCCATTGAAACTTCTGGACACGGTGCATTGCAAGAAAATTACTTTCTGGATGATGGCGCTTACCTAGTTAGCAAACTATTGATTGAATTGGCTAAATCAAAGCTAGCTAATCAATCTTTACCCGATTTAATTGCCAATTTAAAGGAACCAGAAGAAAGTGTAGAGTTTCGGATTAAAATTGGTGTTGATGACTTCAAGTCTCACGGTAATAGTGTGATTGAAAAGCTACAAGAATTTGCAGCCATGCAGAAAGACTGGACAATCGTTCCTAATAACTACGAAGGCGTGCGAATTTCTTGTAATTCAACCAATGAAGATGGCTGGTTTTTGTTGCGTTTGTCATTACACGATCCAGTTATGCCGTTGAATATTGAGTCTAATGTTAAGGGTGGTGTCGCTCGTATAGCCACTCGACTTTTAACATTTTTACAAACCCAAGATTCCCTAGATTTATCTGCACTTTTGCGTTAA
- a CDS encoding type II toxin-antitoxin system PemK/MazF family toxin translates to MKPGDIVLIRFPQADLKQGKLRPALVIAIAPSRHPDLLLALVSSRIDRATAGFDEIIDLTDPDYIATGLKVASVVRLGRLATVESSVVNARLGSISNERLIQIKTRLIDWLQK, encoded by the coding sequence ATGAAACCGGGTGATATTGTATTAATTCGTTTTCCTCAAGCTGACTTGAAACAAGGAAAACTTCGTCCCGCATTGGTAATCGCCATTGCACCTAGTCGCCATCCTGATTTATTATTAGCTTTAGTTTCCTCACGCATCGATCGAGCAACAGCAGGATTTGACGAAATAATAGATTTAACAGACCCTGACTATATAGCCACTGGTCTTAAAGTTGCTTCTGTTGTTAGATTAGGACGATTAGCAACTGTTGAATCATCGGTTGTTAATGCCCGTCTAGGAAGTATTTCAAACGAACGATTAATACAAATAAAAACTCGTTTAATTGATTGGCTACAAAAATAA